From a single Vibrio chagasii genomic region:
- the ylqF gene encoding ribosome biogenesis GTPase YlqF, producing the protein MSIQWFPGHMHKARKEIEEVIPQVDVIIEVLDARIPFSSENPMISSLRGDKPCVKVLNKRDLADPELTERWIEHFEKEQGVKAIAITTSVKEEVNHIMELVRKLAPHREEIGKNIRTMIMGIPNVGKSTIINCLAGRTIAVTGNQPAVTRRQQRINLQNGVILSDTPGILWPKVENPHSGFRLAATGAVKDTAMEYDEVAFYTVEYLAKQYPHLLQERYQIEELPESDIELMEAIGRKRGALRAGGHIDLHKCSEILLHELRNGTLGKVTLELPEMITKELIEVEEAAALKAEQQAKKKEERRKRYLKNKR; encoded by the coding sequence ATGTCTATTCAATGGTTTCCGGGTCACATGCATAAAGCCCGCAAAGAAATCGAAGAAGTTATCCCACAAGTTGATGTGATCATCGAAGTACTGGATGCGCGTATTCCGTTCAGTAGTGAAAACCCAATGATCTCCTCACTGCGCGGCGATAAGCCTTGTGTAAAAGTACTGAACAAGCGTGACCTTGCCGATCCTGAGTTAACTGAACGTTGGATTGAACACTTTGAAAAGGAGCAAGGTGTAAAGGCTATTGCAATTACCACCAGCGTTAAAGAAGAAGTAAATCACATCATGGAGCTGGTTCGTAAGCTTGCACCACACCGTGAAGAGATTGGTAAGAACATTCGTACTATGATCATGGGTATCCCAAATGTGGGTAAATCAACCATCATCAACTGCCTAGCAGGACGCACAATCGCAGTGACAGGTAACCAACCTGCGGTAACTCGTCGTCAACAGCGTATTAACCTACAAAACGGCGTGATCCTTTCGGATACCCCTGGAATCCTTTGGCCTAAAGTAGAAAACCCGCACAGTGGCTTCCGCCTAGCGGCTACAGGCGCAGTAAAAGATACAGCGATGGAGTACGATGAAGTAGCATTCTACACCGTTGAGTATCTTGCGAAGCAGTACCCTCACCTACTGCAAGAGCGTTACCAGATTGAAGAGCTGCCAGAGTCTGATATCGAGTTGATGGAAGCCATTGGTCGCAAGCGCGGTGCACTTCGTGCCGGCGGTCATATTGACCTTCATAAGTGTTCTGAGATCTTACTGCATGAACTTCGTAACGGCACTTTGGGTAAAGTCACTCTAGAGCTGCCAGAAATGATCACTAAAGAGCTGATCGAAGTTGAAGAAGCCGCGGCACTGAAAGCTGAGCAACAAGCTAAGAAAAAAGAAGAGCGTCGTAAACGTTACTTGAAGAACAAGCGTTAA
- a CDS encoding GGDEF domain-containing protein: protein MPYINFIYIPISIFCAFIVTDYIHFGTECVTPIILRILLFLMMMAVARYCIKNKPNVLEFVESTFLVISSLFLVYVGRLAIDLGNFDYQGGIILVMIYIGTFSRLSAKYSITTLSFIFSAYLIGLSPLLYAAEPTHEIETISVYLSGYVLISAACIRRDLEVHKRFAQSEQLRKQAIQLRKQSNMFEALSYKDALTGCYNRLYLHQVIEPSINRKQSITSIMIDIDHFKAINDTYGHQMGDLVIKELAIEIQKRLPLGSNCFRYGGEEFLILVQGGTKDSIQSLVDSLLECPSRLRLEVTISIGVKHASQALGSVEQLIDDADQALYISKKNGRNQISWSD, encoded by the coding sequence CTGCCGTACATAAATTTCATCTATATTCCGATCTCAATATTCTGCGCTTTTATTGTCACTGACTATATTCACTTCGGTACGGAGTGCGTTACGCCAATCATCTTGCGTATTCTCCTGTTCTTGATGATGATGGCCGTTGCCCGTTACTGCATCAAAAACAAGCCTAACGTTTTAGAGTTCGTAGAAAGTACCTTTCTTGTTATTAGTTCTCTGTTTTTGGTCTATGTTGGCCGACTCGCTATTGATTTAGGGAATTTTGACTACCAAGGTGGCATCATTCTAGTGATGATCTACATAGGTACTTTTTCTCGATTGTCTGCCAAATACAGCATTACGACGCTTTCATTTATCTTTTCCGCATACCTGATCGGCCTATCTCCCCTACTATACGCAGCAGAACCTACTCACGAAATTGAGACCATTTCGGTTTACTTATCTGGCTATGTCTTAATTTCTGCAGCCTGTATAAGGCGTGACTTAGAAGTACATAAACGCTTCGCACAGTCTGAACAACTTCGTAAACAAGCGATACAATTACGTAAACAATCGAATATGTTTGAAGCACTGTCTTATAAAGACGCGCTTACCGGTTGCTACAACCGACTTTACTTACATCAAGTTATTGAACCGAGCATTAACCGCAAACAGTCGATTACATCGATTATGATCGACATTGACCATTTCAAAGCGATCAACGATACCTACGGCCACCAAATGGGCGATTTGGTCATTAAAGAGTTGGCCATTGAGATTCAGAAAAGACTGCCACTTGGAAGTAACTGTTTTCGATATGGCGGCGAGGAGTTTCTGATACTGGTTCAAGGTGGAACTAAAGACTCTATTCAATCGCTTGTAGATTCTCTATTGGAGTGCCCTTCTCGACTTAGACTAGAAGTCACAATTTCAATCGGTGTCAAACACGCTTCTCAAGCTCTAGGTTCTGTCGAGCAACTCATTGATGACGCAGACCAAGCACTCTATATTTCAAAGAAAAATGGGCGGAATCAAATCTCTTGGTCTGATTAG